In Chelonia mydas isolate rCheMyd1 chromosome 7, rCheMyd1.pri.v2, whole genome shotgun sequence, the sequence gggggggaaggaTGGGCTCCTGAGGCCCCAGGCCCGGGAGCTGGGTGGATGGGGACTGAGCCTTCAGGCCCAGGGCCAACCAGAGGTGAGACAAGTGCTGTTCCTGAcgcacccagccccagcagcgAAGCCCACAgcatcactttttttctttttattgttcatCTTTTATCAAAACACGAAGTTGATGACTGCTTCACCCCTTGCAGGGCCAGCCACCCCTGGCTCCGTTTCTCCATCCATCTCGGGAGAGGAGGCAGTTTGGGAATAAAAAGACACGTGCCAGAGCCAGGTCTGCCCCGTCTACGAGGAACGCTACCCCACAGGGACCTGGACAGTGTCATGGCAGGGGCAGCAACATTGCAAGAGCTGAGGGAGGGCGTAGGGACAAATACTCCTGCCATTACCCCTCAGTGTCACTCTTCTCCTGCCAGGAAAGGGGTCGAGGCTGCCTTTGGGCCCAGTCCTAGCAGCTTGAGAGGCCCCATTGGGTCTCACTGTGAGCCAAGGCACAGCTagttccccccattcccccaccctccccttgcCCACAGTCTGGACTCTGATCCCCAACCCCACATGATCCATTGCTCCCTCACCGCTATAAATACAAGTGACAGTGAGTCACTGTCATCCACACCTGACACAGCAgaaccctccccttcccagcagtgGGGGCCACGCACCACCTGCCCCCCACCGTGGGataggggcaggggctgcaggaaggtgggagtgccctcccccaccagcaccgggatgcagggaggctccatgcaccTACACATTCCAAGATTTGCTTCTGGTCCAGCAGTGTTACTTAGGGGACAGGCTGAGTTAGATGGGGGACCACCCCTAGAGAAAGGGAAGCCAGAAGCGTGTGTGAGAGGAGTCAGTCTGTCTAGGACAGGAAGGGGGGTGTCAAAGGATCAGGCCAGCCAAAGTGTTTGGTCCCACGGTTGGGCCAGGGGCACCTAAATGTTCTCGAGAACTTGGTGACTGggcagctgctcccctcccctcccggtccatcccacccccacccctactaGAAGGGGCCTCTGAGCAGCAAGGGGTGTGGGGCTGTAACACACAAACCTGGTCCCTAGCCCAAGGAATTGTCATTCAGAACCAGGAGCAAATATTGCTAGAAATTAGTCTATAAAGCAGCTCAGAGAAAGATAAGGGTGGTAGGGGCTAGGTACTCCCATGCCCCTGCCACCCCTATACTGtggaaggctgggggtggggtggtggtgtcaGAACTCCCCTGTCTGCccttcacaggggagaccagcccTGAGACACAGGGAGAAGGGTGGGGTACTGCTGGCTCAAGGCCTCATCCCTGCCTGGGCATGGTgtatccgggggggggggaaaggggggagaaaagaagcaTCATCCTTCACTCCaagcccccccctccacccccaccgcaCGGCATTATCGCAGGGAGATGCTCCAGTTGGCTCCGATGTTGACGCCAGGTTTGCGCAGAGTCAGGACAGAGGTCTCCGGCTCGTGCTGGAAATCCAGGCGTGTCTCAGCCATGcctgcaggaggggagggggcagggcagccatTAGAAAGGAGAGGTCCCTGGAGCACTCTCCCCGACCCCACAACTTGGACCCAAGCCCCACAGGACATTTACTGCCATCCCCCATGACTGGACCAGGAAGCCCAAAGGGCCCTTGGCCCTGTGCCCCCACTCACCAGGCTGTCTGAGGAAGACGGCGGCTGGCTTCCCCGCTCCCAGGATCACCACCCGCTCAATCCAGGCTGGGGTTTCAAAGATGCCTTTGGAATCCGCCGATCTGGAAAaggggacagagcctgggggTCAGAGGCTGCTCGATAGGGGACAGAGCCAGGCTGGCACCAGCATGGTGGTAGGAAGGAACAGGGGCAGGCTAGTGTCATGGGGGTACCAGGTTGTCCAGGGTGGGCAGCACTGTTAGGCCAGCACtgtatgtggggggaagggaagttaCCTGGCAGTCTGGGAGGGATTGTGGGCTGGTGCCATTTGGGAAGAGGGGGTGTCAGCACCGTGGTGGTGCAGCATGGGCACCAGCCATCAAGGTGGGACAGGGTTGGATGGCagcccatgtgtgtgtgtggcagcagTACCAGGCCGGCACCATGTGGGTACCTGGCTGTCAGAGTGTTGCTGGCAAAGCTGAAGTGGCGGTGCAGGTACTGGGCCTTGATCTCGAAGTTGTACGTGTGCCCATCGTCAATGAAAAGATCTCCTTCCGCTGTACCCTGTGTGGAGACAGAAGCTGGTAAACAGGGGCAGGGTTACTAGGAaacccccaccctggggccctgcaTCACTCACCTGGGGGCTGAGCGCCACATAGAGTGTGTAGGGGTCGTGGTACATGCAGTCCGATGAGCGGCGTACCCGCTCCTTCCGCGGCACAATGCTCCCGCCTCGCTGGTACACAGGGATCTGCAGGGAGAGGACTGGTCAGTGGCCCTAGCCAGGGCTGGATCAAAGCCATgaccctggaggggaaaggccctgtgtctCATTGCCCACACCCTAAGCCAGCCAACCTCCCTACCCTggagctggatcagagccagagccCCCTAGAAGggaaggccccatgtcccattcctgAAAGGGGATGCCCCCCCATGACTCACACTGCTCATGGTGACAGGCACATAGAGCATCTGGGGGGCATGGTGCTTCTGGTGCGAGTGGACATCATACCAAACCTGCCAAGAGAGGAGAGGTTACAGGGGGTGTCAACAGCTAGCGCCCCATAGCTCTCAGCATCCCGCTGCCCTTCCACAATGAGCCGCCTCCCTCCTCACCTCTCCTTTGCCAGGCAGGTACACCTGCACGCCGTGGGCGCCCTGCTCTGTCACTGGGTGGACCAGCAGTGCGTTACCTGGGGGGAGGACACAGCAAGGTCAGCAGCAGTAAGgacgtgggggggaggggagggcggcaCCTACCCCCCAGCCAGGGATCCCCATGGGTTGGGCACTCACCTATCAGGAACTGGTCATCAATGCTGAAGGTGGTGACGTCATCAGAGTACTCCACCCAGAGCGGCCTGGAACAGAGCAGGGCATGAGGGGGACCACACCCTGACCTCCACGAGCCCCCCAAGCCCCTGCACTCTGTTATGAGcagtgcccctgccccgagccaaCCCCATTACTCAGCAACGCCTCCCCCAACTCCATCCCCAGCCATACCCTCACCCCAAGAGGTCCCCCACTCTGTCCCCAATGGTGCCTTTCCCAGTAgtgccccctcctccaccaagAGCTCACCAGCAGTGCCCCACCCACTCAGTCTCCAGTGGTGCTCCCACTCCATTCCCAGCCACGCCCCTGACTCAAGAACCCCCCAACTACCTAGCCCAATAGATCCCCCACTATCCAGCGATGCCTGTGCCCCAAAATCTCCATCCTCCCAACTTCTGCTCACCTCATGACAGGCTGGCCAGAGCGGTAGCTGTGGTAGAAGGTTGTGTACCAGTAAGGCAGCAGGGCATAGCGCTGGCGGATGGCGGCACGGATCAGGGCTTTGTTCTCCTCCCCAAAGAGCCAGGGCTCACGCCGCACAGTGTCCAGGTGGGCATGGGCCCGGTAGAAGGGCTGGTAGGCGCCAACCTGGTACCAGCGCACCAGCAGCTCCGCATCCGGGCTCTTGAAAAAGCCACCCACATCAGCTGCAGCAGGACAGAGAGGGACGAGGTGAGTGCCCGGCCTGACCCCAGGCCCCAATGTCCCCCATCAACCTTCCTCCCGCCCCCTAAGAGATGGATGGGGCTGTGGAGAGAGAGCCCGGTCTAACCCCAacactcccctgccccgcccagcaCCAGAGGTGAAAGCTTGACCCTAAGGCCCTCAggcccccaaccccctgagaGGCAGTGCCAAGGTAGGAGTGACCAGTCTGACCCCCAACTGACCCCCATCTCCCTGTCCTGCCAACCCCTaacccccagccacagcctggaAGGAGAGCAGCCaaggccagccctgcacacaGACAGCTGtgccccatgcacacacacacctccacagAAGGAGATGCCCACCAGGGCCAGGCTCAGGCACATGGGGATGGAGATCTTCATGTGGTCCCATTCGGCTGCGTTGTCCCCTGTCCACACCGCGCCTGCGAAGGGGTGGGCGCCAGAGAAAGGGGTGAGGACAGAGCAATCCCCCTGTGCCCCCAACTGGCAAGGGGTTTACAAGACTCCCTTGATCATGGAATGTGCAGTCTGGTGCAACAAAAACGCTCATGCCaagtcttaaatgaaagccaggctCAGGCTGGTCATGGCTATTGGTGTGAAACGTTTGGAGATACGACGTGAGGTACCTGCGGAGACCGACCACGCAGTCTGCCAGGCGATACCCAGGCAGAGCTGCCCAACAGCTTCCCAGGTATGCATTCACCTGGCGTTTGGGTGACATGTAAATGGAGCATCGTAAGCCAATGCTGCAGATGCGCCGATTGCCTATGAAGTCAAGAGGGGGGAGggatgtgaaatcaacagggaGGTGGCACACTGCCACAGGGTGTCCCTGGGGACAGACAAGGAAATTTGGGGGATAAAAAGGTGGCAAAaagccccccctttcccctgcacGTAGGAAGCAATTGGGCAGTGCAATcacattcatgaaaacaggatcacaGCCAGCCTTGGTTGAAAGGCTGCAAATGATATTCGGAGTGAGTGAAAGGGCTTTCGCCAGATCAGCCTGCGACGTGTCTCGAGAAAGTGGGTGCTGCTTCTGGTTTGTGTTGGACCCTTTTGTCTCTGTTATCCTAGCTCACAGTCTCAGTCCTGGGTCCCCTGAAAACCATCACAGCCTCTCCACTACCCCCACAAGGGCACTGGGGGGcagagctccccccacccactcaccgTAGCGCTGGGAGCCGGCAAAGAAGGCACGGCTCAGCACGAAGGGGCGCTCAAGGCCCCCCGAACGCTGCTCCAGTCCCTGTGCTGTCGCCATTTGCTGCCGGAGGGAAAAGAGAGACCCTGTGAGGGTAATTGGCAGAGTCTGCCAACACCTTTCCCCAACTGGGACCTCCACACTCCCTGGGgcaaccccacccccctgggAGCCTACCATGGGGCTGCAATCCCCAACCCCAGGTGAGTGACACTCTTCCCCCACTGGGAACCCCCCTCATTGGGATCCCACCATGGGGGTGACTTCCCCATCGCCCTGAGCCATGGGCCAGCCCTCCCCCACAAAGGTTTGAAGGCTCTTGAGCTCCCAACACTCCTGGTGCCTCCCCACACCACGTAGAAAGTTGTACAAGTGGCAGTGCCCCCCAagggctccccgcccccttaccacgtAGAAGCCGTAGAGGTTGTGCAGGTCGCGGTGCTCCCAGCCGCCCTGGTGCAGGGCGTCTTTGTACATGGTCACCTCGGGGCCGTTGAACACAGATGGCTCATTCATGTCGTTCCAAATGTACAAGTTCTCCGTGGAggcctggggatggggggcaatGAGACACAGGCAGCACCCCAGTCCTCCTCCCCACCTGGGAAAAGCTGCTGAGTCAAGGAACAGCTCAATGCTGGCCCCCCAACCCGAGTGTGGGGACAGCTcaccccacagctccactccTCACCCGTAGCCCCACTTCCACCCTACCTCGTACTGGTCGTAGGAGAACATGCTGGCCCACCAGGCGCGCATCTCAGGGTTGGTGAAGTCGGGGTAGCCAGCCGAGCCTGGGGGGCGGAAGGGGAGGATTAGTGACACTCCAGGGGCTCCACGCCTAGCACTCTGCCTGGCACCTGCTCctggccagccccacccccaccctgtcccgggccacagccctgccccccatcccaacagcacccccagctcacctGGCCAGCACCAGCCTTCATAGTCACTGCCATCCTTGGTCTTGACATAGAAGCCACGGGAGCGGATCTCGTTGTGGACCTGATATCCGCTGTCCACCTTGATGTGTGGGTCCACGATGGACAccatctggggggaggggtcagagactTGAACCGGGTACCCCCACAGTCCGAggggggggggtcaggcagggcagggcattcCTTGCCATTCGGGGCTGGGCTTATGGCCATGTACCCCTGCAGGGACCTCACACAAGGCCTCCGGCCGGCAGCTGCCACAGTGTCTCGAGGTGGTGGGGACATCTTCCCTTCTATCTCTTGGCTCAGGACGCTGTAGGGCTGGGGGAACCGACTGAGGTCCCCAGGGAAGTAGGATCAGGGAGTGCAGGTGGGCGGGCGCTGAAGAAGTCGGGTTGCGGGGGTTGTCAGGTGGAGGGGGCGGGCGCCTTACTGGGTGGGGGCCAGAGAAGTTGGGTCGGGAGAGTGCCGGTGGGGCATTGGTGGGCAGGCGCTGGCGGGGTAGGGTCAGGGGGATGTTGGTGGGCAGGCATCAGAGAAGTCAGGTTGGGGGGGTGCATTGATGGGCAGGCGCTGGAGAAGTCGTGTCGGGGGGGGCGCTGGAGAAGTCGtgtcgggggggggaggcacCATTGGTGGGCAGGCActggagaaggtgggggggggggggagaatcagtGGGCAGGTGCCAGAGAcgtcaggtgggggggggggggcgccgccGGGGCTCTCACTTTGCGTCTCTTGGTGGCCAGGCGCCCCAGCATGTTGCGGGGCTGGGGGAACTTGTTGGGGTCCCAGGTGAAGTAGCGCTTGCCATCGGTGTGCTCGATGTCCAGCCAGATGACATCGCAGGGGATGTCGTGCATGTCGAAGCCGTCGTCCACGGCAGCCACGTCCTCCTCATCGTTGTAGTTCCAGCGGCTCTGGTGATAGGCCATGGCaaagagcgggggcagggcctgtgtacCTGGGGGAAATAGGAACCAATACATGGGGCACCCCACCCTCCCGTGGAGCCACCTTCCCCTCGCACCCAGCCCTGCTGACAGGGCTGTGCAGCGACTCCCTAGCCTGGCCTGACCCAGCCCTCCCCACCTGGACCCGTCAGGGTCACGTAACCCCATCCCTGCTTCTCTGTCCCCATCAGGGCCAAGTAAACTCTCCTCTCCTCCTATACCCACCAGGGCCATgtatccccctctccccacccgtCAAGGCTGGGtaaccccccgcacccccaggctTGTACCCGTCAGGGCTGggtaacccccccccacccccaggcctgtACCCGTCAGGGCTGTGTACTGCCTGAAGACATCAGTGGGCGCAGGCCCCAGCAGCAGAAAGACATCGATGATGCCGCTCTCCGACATCCAGCGCACGTCGGTCTGGGGGGTTTCGCCACCCCCCTGCATGTAATCCAGCATCTTCCCAAACAGTGTCTGCGGGGGGAGCCATCagcaatgggggggaggggagtacctgctcccccactgtccccctccaaccccctcactgccctccacccagagccagcccccGTCCCCACACAGACCCCTCAGTACCCCACTGGAgccagcttcctcccccccccacttggaACTACCTCCACACagagctgtgccccccccccgcccccactatCCCGTCCAGAGCCAGCCCCCCAGCAGACGATTTCTGAACCCCgccctgccagcccagcaggatccagtGCCCTCGTACCTTGCCAGCTGTGTTGGAGCTGATGTCAACCCAGGTCTCGGCGGCATTGAGCCAGAAGATGCCCAGGGTGCGCAGGGTGTTGTGGGCCAGCAGGAGCGGCACGGAGCCATACAGCGCCATGGGGTTGTACAGCTCATATTGGAATACATCCAGGTTGTAGAGGCGGTAGGGGTCACCCCCCCTGCAGGGACACATCAGGtcactgccccgccccgcccctccctaACCCTGAGAGGaacagcaccccctcccccaacagtccctcagcctcccctcagccccaacAGAGGCAGCACCCCCGCATCCCCCATGGGCCCAGACAGGCACAGAACCCCCCTGCAGCGCCAACGGGCCCCCTCCTTACTCGGTGGTGCGCAGGCGCAGGTGGTCGGCGTGCTCCGGGATCCCATAGACGTGCTCAAAGCCAGGCAGTGAGAAATCCAGCCCCACCGAGGTCGGCCCTGGAATGAAGGGGTTGTGATAACGCTGCAACTCTCAGCAGCCCGTGGGGTCCAGGGCAGCACAGCACCGCCAGGACCTGCCCAGAAAGGGGCCTCCTCGCCCCAGCACCGTGCCCCCACGCTGGCTGTGCCGGCTGGGGTCCAGCAACACTCCCACTGCCAGCGACACCACAGCAAAAGGCTCTAGGGGGCAAGGTAGGCAGGGGCACTGGTCCTCCCCACAACTAATCGGCCTGTCCAGCCCAGTAACCCCCAGCTCCAGGTCAGAGCAACAGGCCCGTCTAGCCCAGTAACCgcccccactgctctgggtcagagcaatgggccTATTTAGCTCAGTAACCCTACCCCTCTTGGATCAGAGCAATggacccatctagcccagttaaatccccccccccgcccctcaccccccaatcAGAACAATGAGCCCGTCCAGCCCAGTAACCCGTCCGCTCCAGATTGGAGCAATGAGCCCgtccagccccatgtggtggggtcAGAATGGCTCTCACCATTGGGCTTGCTGTCTGTGTGGGTCTTGAATGTCTCTTCCCAGGAACCTAGCTCCTCTTCAGCCCGGTCCGGCCTGTCCGGCACCTCCTCTGACTGAGAGGGATGGAAGTTAGacaagggagctgcagggatgagTATGGGTGCCCCCAAGCCCCCATTCACACTCACGGGGCacccttctgggggagcaggccAGGCCCCACATGCACGGGGCACAGCAGACAAGGCCTCTACATGCCTTTCCACACAGCTGCTGCTCAGCCACCCCACTCCCACAGAGGGTCTACACCTGCCTGCATACAAgtcctccccaccacagccccccaAGTCTCTGCACagggcccccaccccctgctccacacAAGTCCCGTTCTCTCGCACACACCTTTGTGCTCTTCTCACTGGACTCCTCGTCCCCAGGCACAGCTGGCTCTGGCTCCTTCCCTTCTGCCTCACCCTCCGGGGCTGGCTCCTTTGGCTCCTCCCTGAAAAAGGCAGAGGGAAGAACAGCTGGCTCAGCGCCTGCCCCGGGCACCACCAGGGCACGGCAGCGCCAGGGATGACACCCCAAGCTGGGCACAGCAGCATCTCCAGGACAGGCAGGTACCATTAGTCTCTAGAAGCAGGAACCACTCACACACAGGCTGGCACCAGGTTAGCAGGGACGGGGGGCGAGAGGGGACAGCCCAGCCAAGATGCTCCCAGACTCTGCAGGGAGCCCTCCGATCTGACTCTTTCCCTCTGGGCAGAGTCTTCCCCTATGCCAGGGAgggtgctgcccccacccctgctgctccaCAGTCCAGGGGGTTGGGTCCCCCATGCTAACACACTCGGGAGCAGGTCTCATCGCCCAAAGGGAGAGCAAGCATCCCAGCCACCGGCAGGGTCCTACGGAGCTACAGGGCTGGGGCGGCTACAGAGAGAGAGGGGCGGAGACTGGTGTAAAGGGGGTTCAGAGAGTCTCAGATTGGGGCTACAGTACCACTGTGGGGGAGAGGACAGTGCCAGGTGTCTCgcagccctttccctgccagctttcATTGGAAGGTTGGATTCagtctgaggggggcagggctgggctcggCTCACCTGTCCCTGCACTAGCCACTCCCCCTGCAtggcctctggggcagggcacagCCCGTCTCCCCACCTGATCcccattccttccttccccaggagacacggcccctccctcccccaccccactgccctgcctggCCCCCAGGGGGACAAAGCCCCTCCCCAACCTGGCCCCTTGGGAGGAAACAACCCACAAACAGATTCTACCTGTCCAAGTCCACACAGCCCCCATGTCACCCTCTCATAGCTCCTGCAGGTGGCTGCCCAggcaggcccctgccctgagcagctaaGGGGTCCCATGCACCTACCGGCtccctccctgtgtgtgtgtcttgcctgcctggcacagCCTGCCACTGGGGCAGGGATTAAGTCACTGAGGGTCTGGGGAGTGCTCGGAGGGAGCGACCCCCCGGGCAATGAGGCAGGGGGTGAACACCACCCCCTTGGGACTAGAGGAGGGGGAAGCAtcagccccagggctccccaaATCTAgacatggtgggggaggaggaagggatcTGCCCCAGGGCTCCCCAGCTGTAGTACTACAGCCCCCGGCTACGGGCGGGTTATGGGGGTCAGAGACAGTAGCAGAAGCTGTGGATTTACCTATGGAAAAGGCTCTTGATCTTATCCCACAAGCTACCGACCGAGCTACTAACTTTATCCGAGAAactggggccgggggaggcacAATCAACAAAACAGAAACAGCGAGAGTCAGTGCATGGAATTCCAGACACAGagatccccgccccccccttcaTCTGCCCCTCACCAGGCCCTGCGCCCCCAGGAGCACAACAGATGCAGCAGGgactgctccccctcccagctgtgcCTCCTAACAGAGTCACAGCAAGGGGCCgggtcccagcccctgcccccttcagcccccagcGACCAGCCCTGGGAACCAGCCCCCAACCATGGTCTCCAGAGGGAAGAAATCGAGGGGTTTGGGCTGTTCCCCAACAGCTTGAACATGGACCATGCCTCACTACAGTGCCCCcatgctgggagaggccagggctggagtagctgggagctccccctgcagccagcgctctggcccagcCCCCTATatgcccctgctgggagaggcttgGACTGAGCACACTAAGCTGAAAGAGAGCTGGTCACCCCTCAGGGATCAGAACCCCGGTGGCTCTCAGGGACACAGCCCCACCTGCGGGGAGGCACTCACAGCTGCCAGGGATACGGGCTGGACGGGcccagagctcccctccccctggtaCTCACGAGTCCTTCCGGTGCCGCAGGTGCTCAAAGTGCAACAGCCCGCGGGGGTTGACGCTCAGCACCAGCTCCCGCCCCTGCAGCAGGTCCATGCGGAATGGCTTCCCTGTCAGGATCAGCTTGTGTCCAGAGTCGCCCAGTGAGAGCTCCACGCTGTTCTCGTCCCGGCCTGTCACTGCCAGCCTGGGGGGCAGCAGAGAGGGGATGGAGGACAGAGATATGGATGGGAGACACAACTAggctgcagggccagagccaTGGGAAgaccccctgcccatcccccctcaTCTGCTTACCCAGTGAGCACAGCTAGAAGAGCAGGCCCAAGGGTCCCCCGCTGTTAGCCCCACAACTCCCCCAAGCACAGCAAAGggggccccctccctgccaggccTCTTACCAGGTGGTGGGTGGGTCGCGCACCAGCACATCAGGCACCTCGTAGCGTGGGCGCAACGGACTCAGTTCATTGATCTTGATGCGCGTCATGTTCCCCTGCAGCCCACACAGCTCCAGCAGGAGTGGGACCTGGGGATAATTAGTGTCAGCCTCACACCAGTCCCaaggcctcccctcccccagcatcctcCACCAGGGAACATGCCAGCCTTCCTGACCAGAGGGAACCCTGGGAATCGCTTTGAAGAACTGGGGAGCCGTGCATCATCCTGCTGTGCAGAGGGGGGAAGGgcattgctgggaacagaacccaggtgtcctggctctcagccctccTGCTCCAAAccactgcccccactcccctcccaacactgggaatagaacccaggagtccttgctcccaGCCTCCTTGCCTCATTAGACCCCacttctctcccagagctggagacagaacccaggagcagCAGTTAGTCCTAAATCTGAAGGTGCCATAATGCCAATAAAATACTGATTTTCTtacacaagaatgattaaatgaaTTCACATTTTAGTTGTATTCTGAACATCTAGTGCTGCAATCCATGGCTAAACCAGGCCTGGCTGGGGTCGGGCACCTTATCCGAAGTGACGTGTCTGGATTAAAAACAACatatccagacacacacacatttatagtGTGGGGGTGCCAAGCCCATGCTGATCGGAGGGAACTGAATTGAGGGACATCCCGGGGACTCCAGAGAGGTCTGGCTGCGTGTCCTGGCTGCTTTAGGGTTACCCTGCTTGAGTCCTTTCCAACAAGGTTCCTGCCAACCTCTCCACCGCAGCTCATCCGGCCACCCTAGTCCCTGCTCAGTAACCAGCTATGGCCTCGGCAGCCTTTAGTCTCCAGCTCTAATGCCACCTCCCCCCCAGACTCACCCACATTGCGTCCTGCCCATTCCAGGGCACACAGAccgcccccccgcacacacacacaccctggcccCAGAACTGAGCTGCCCAGATGCAGCAGCTCTTGTGACCTGGCCAGAGAAGACGCCGtcgggcccctgccccagagggtgAGGCTCACGTACCCCTGCTGGCTGTGCTAGACACTGCCACTCGCTCTGGCCCAGCAGGACCATGCACGCAACATGCTGCTCATCGTGGGTCCTGCAGCAGCATGGAGGCTCAGGGACCAGGCCCCCTTACGGCTCGACTACAACATTGCTGCTGCGGCTGAGCAGCACCAGAACAGCTTCCAGTGTGACGCCACCACTGCCAagaaatcctgactcccagcctctgcTCTCATCACACCCAGGACCCGCGTTTCAGGGCTTAGCCACAGGTCTCTcgagcccccaccccaagctgggCCCCTCACCTTGTTCACTTCATTGACAAGCTGCAGTTTCATGGAGTCCTGGCTGAGCTGGAGCGACTCCAGCAGCGCCCGGTAAGGGGAGCTCCCGGGCTTCACACTCCTCTGGCGCCTGGGGACAGGGGGGAGGGTTAGAGCAGCCAGCGGCAGGTGCAGCCTCCAGGCGAGCAGCTCAGCCTGGCTCCCTTCTCTCGAGATCCCAGCAGCAGCGCAGCATGTTTgtgtctctgctccctgccctggggagagctggggggagaagccAGCATGGGAGCTGCACAACAGCACAACCTCAACGAAAACCCGATGCCAGTGCAAGGGGGagaggccagagagcagcagctcctggtccTGCGTGGGGGCCATGATCCTCCCAGCCCTCGCTGTTCCCCTTTGCTTGGTTCAGCCCCATACCTCTGCCCTACTACTCACTTGCAGAAGGAGCTCTGCTCACATGTCTTGAAGTTGCTCCTGTCcacagcaaaggcagcagcaagGCAAAGGGCCATCCAGACGAGAGCTGCCATCCCCAGCCTAGAAGAGAGCCGGGGTCAGAGGAAGGCGAGCTCTGGGGaatgccctgcccagccctgtacGTGGGTTTCCCAGAGGGGGCAGCACTGGTTTCAGGGTTTCCAGCACCTGCCCTGAGCCAGGGACAGCATTGGTCCCTTGCTAGGGTTAACacctgtgggtgggggagggaaaatggGGCTTGGAGGGGATTAATGCATCTGCATCAGAGTTAACTCCAGTGCCAGGAGAAGAGAGACAGCACTGCCCCCATTACATGGGCAACATGGGTCTCAGGGGGCAGTT encodes:
- the GANAB gene encoding neutral alpha-glucosidase AB isoform X1, whose amino-acid sequence is MAAAPERLGMAALVWMALCLAAAFAVDRSNFKTCEQSSFCKRQRSVKPGSSPYRALLESLQLSQDSMKLQLVNEVNKVPLLLELCGLQGNMTRIKINELSPLRPRYEVPDVLVRDPPTTWLAVTGRDENSVELSLGDSGHKLILTGKPFRMDLLQGRELVLSVNPRGLLHFEHLRHRKDSFSDKVSSSVGSLWDKIKSLFHREEPKEPAPEGEAEGKEPEPAVPGDEESSEKSTKSEEVPDRPDRAEEELGSWEETFKTHTDSKPNGPTSVGLDFSLPGFEHVYGIPEHADHLRLRTTEGGDPYRLYNLDVFQYELYNPMALYGSVPLLLAHNTLRTLGIFWLNAAETWVDISSNTAGKTLFGKMLDYMQGGGETPQTDVRWMSESGIIDVFLLLGPAPTDVFRQYTALTGTQALPPLFAMAYHQSRWNYNDEEDVAAVDDGFDMHDIPCDVIWLDIEHTDGKRYFTWDPNKFPQPRNMLGRLATKRRKMVSIVDPHIKVDSGYQVHNEIRSRGFYVKTKDGSDYEGWCWPGSAGYPDFTNPEMRAWWASMFSYDQYEASTENLYIWNDMNEPSVFNGPEVTMYKDALHQGGWEHRDLHNLYGFYVQMATAQGLEQRSGGLERPFVLSRAFFAGSQRYGAVWTGDNAAEWDHMKISIPMCLSLALVGISFCGADVGGFFKSPDAELLVRWYQVGAYQPFYRAHAHLDTVRREPWLFGEENKALIRAAIRQRYALLPYWYTTFYHSYRSGQPVMRPLWVEYSDDVTTFSIDDQFLIGNALLVHPVTEQGAHGVQVYLPGKGEVWYDVHSHQKHHAPQMLYVPVTMSSIPVYQRGGSIVPRKERVRRSSDCMYHDPYTLYVALSPQGTAEGDLFIDDGHTYNFEIKAQYLHRHFSFASNTLTARSADSKGIFETPAWIERVVILGAGKPAAVFLRQPGMAETRLDFQHEPETSVLTLRKPGVNIGANWSISLR